The sequence CCACGTCGCCCTTGATGCGCATTTCCACCTTACCGTTGCCGATAACGCTATGGAAATAACGGGTGTAGTCCTCAATGTCCTGCTCGATTATCTCGGCCCCCTGTCGAAAGCCGCATTCATTGAGCAACGTATGCAACTTTCCATTCGCCACGTCCATGGCGAACGCTAGCACAATGGTGCCGCGAGCGCTTAACGTGACGAACCGCAGGACGCCATCACCACTATCAGTAGGTAGCAGCTTCATCTCTCGAAACTGGTCGGCAGGTGGATGGGGCCATAGGCTCACCGAAACCGCAGCCCCTTTAAGCTGCCCGAGCTGCACAACATCCTCGACGGCACCGCCGGCTTTAAGCGTCTCCACCGCTTCGGACATCATTAGCGGATACCAGGGAGTGAGTCGGTCGCGGTTCGAGTACACATCCATCTCGTCGGGCACCCCAGCTTCAACCCTGATGTAGCGATTAGCCAATGCCTCCATGACGCATAAGTCCGTTGCGATGCGCTGGCGATCCGCCGGAATATCGGGGTCCACGATGATGTTGCCGATATTCGCATGAGCCACCGCGCAACGTCCCGAGTCGAACAGATGCTTGTTGACATCGATGCCCTGGTCGCGCAGTTCCTTTATGCGTTTGACGGCTCGCTCTTCGGCTAGCTGATCCAGGTTTTTACCGACCCACTCTTTGCGCTGCTCGCCTGGCATCTGACTTTCGATGACCTTGAAGAAGCTCAGAAAGCTGTAGGCATCATGAACTCGGCTCAAGCGGCGCCCCTCACGCAAAAACGCCAGCGCCTTTCGCGTCTGGTCATTCGCAATGATGGGCATGTGGTTGCAATCGAATCCGTGCGGACCTCCCTGCATGATCTCGGTATAGACGTCCCGAACGGCCCCGAAGCGAACGATGAAGCTTCCCCAGTTTCGGTGCGTGATATCAACATAACCGCGTTTGTAGAAGCCAAGAATGGACGTAAAGCGATACAGCCGCGCCATCGCCTCGTCAATGTTGCCTTGCTCGGCAGGTGTGCTAATGCCCGGCGCGCTGCGCACCTCGCCTTCCTGCTTGGGCTTCACACCTTGAAGGAAGTACTCCTGCCCGTCGTACTCGAGCCAAACATCCTGCTGCGGCCAAGCAATCGACGAAACCACACCTACAGACAACCAGCCCTGACGGCCGTTGATATAAGCCAGGGCGGCAGCGCCGAATAAATGCGGGACGTAGGGGGTCTTCATAGCCGCCCAGACTCGGTCGGCGCCTTGGCGGCACGCTTCAAGATTTCGGTCACATGTTCCGGCTCGGCATCCGCGATGAGCAGCTTGCAAGTCGGTGCGATACCCCTCTCCCAATGCACCATAACAATTCGCCCTTGTTTTCAAAGTACAAGAAAAATTTGGCTACTTGCGTTATCCAATTGCAGATTTGTAGAGTGAAAAGGATAACTTCTTTTTGCTACTTTTCAGGGATACAATATGGCAACTTTCTGTTAGCAGACCGGTAATCCCCCCATTTTTAAGCAAAGTTAAAAGTAGAGGCTAAGCCGCAAGGGCCAATTTCTGCTTCGGGGTGATGCCGCCGAGCGCCATGTTCGGGCGTTCGTGATTGTAAGTCCAGAGCCATTTCGTCGCAAATTCCTGAACCTCCTCGACGGATTCGAACAGGTAATGTGCGAGCCAGTCATAGCGAACCGTTCTGTTGTAGCGCTCGATATAAGCATTCTGTTGTGGCTGTCCTGGTTGAATAAAACTGATTTGGATGCCGTGCTTTTCCGCCCACGCGGCCAGTGTCGAACTGATGTATTCGGGCCCGTTGTCACAGCGGATCGTCGTCGGCTTTCCCCGCCATTCGATAATTTGGTCAAGCGACCGAACGACGCGGGCTGCCGGCAGGGAGAAATCGACGTCAATGCCTAAGCCTTCACGATTAAAATCGTCAATGACGTTGAACAGGCGGATGCTACGCCCATCCGACAATTGATCGTGCATGAAGTCCATGGACCAGACGTCGTTGATCGACGTTGGTACCGACAACGGTTCAGGCTTTGCTCTGGTAAGCCGCTTTTTTGGTTTGATTCGCAAATTCAACTCTAGCTCTCGATATATCCGATAGACGCGCTTGTGGTTCCAGCCGAATCCTTTGACATTGCGCAGATACAGGAAGCAAAGGCCGAAGCCCCAGTTTCGCTGGTTCGCGGTCAGCCGGATTAACCAGTCCGCGACACGCTCGTTATCTTCCGATAGCTTTGCCTTGTAGCGATAGCAGGTCTGGCTGATCGCGAAAGTCGCGCATGCGCTGCTGACGCTGATTCCATGCGCTCGGACTGCCGTTTGTGCCATCTCACGTCGGTGAGATGGCTTCACCACTTTTTTTGCATCGCCTCCGAAATGATCTCGGCCTTCAGCTTCTCTTCGGCGTACATCTTCTTGAGTCGACGGTTCTCATCTTCCAACTCTTTCATCCGCGTCATCATCGACGCGTCCATGCCACCGTATTTGCTCCGCCACTTGTAGAACGAGGCCGAACTCATCCCGTGCTCACGACAAAGCTCCGGCACTGGCGTGCCAGCCTCGGCCTGCTTCAAGATGTTGATGATCTGACTTTCGGTAAAGCGTGATGTCTTCATGTAAAACTTCCTCAAAATCGCATTTAAGAAAATTCTACTTTTAACTGATACTTTTTTGTGGGGGGATTACCGACCGACGATAAATTGAAAAAAGGGACGATCAATGCATTTAGGAAAATTTCATTTTGCAATTTCGACGTTTCGAAACGAAATAAAAAAATTGGAGACACCGGCAAAGATTGAAACCCTCATACAAACGCTCAATCAAATAGGTGCGAATCCCGCAGATCCAGGGCTAGCATTGTCATTCAGGGAATCGTTAGAACAACTACGGCAGTCCTTGCTAGCCGCACCATTGAACGATCCACACCCCACCCTTTCGATGAATCTTGATTCAATTGGCGCACGCTCTTTTATTGGAGCAAGACTATTTGAAAGAGTTAAAGATGTTATAAGTGCAAATCAACTAGCTCCGCAGCAAGCGGCAGCAGCCTTGCAGCAATTCTCTTCAAAAATAAATAAATTCTACGACACTATTGGTCAATTAGATGATGCGTTTACCGAGCTTGGAGTGGAATACACAGAAATCGAACCAGGTGAAAATGAAATTGGAATAAGCATTCCCGTAGAAGAAGGAACGAAGACGCTGAAGGATTTATCAAAAAAAGCTAACAACTGGCATAACTCTCTCTCTCCTTTTGTCGAACTGTATAGCTCCGATAAAGAGCCAATAAAACTTAGAGTCATGTCGTCGTCGGACTGGCAATTCTATTTATTCTCGACTCCTCCAGTGCTTCTTGGTATTTCGATGTGCATAAGATCAGTTAACCAAATACTTGCTGATTTGATCCACTCAAAGGAATTGATTGCAAAATTAGCAAAAAGTGGCACCTCGGCCAGCGCGCTCGAAGCTGTCCGAGCAGATACGGACGGAAGGTTAGAGTCTCAGATTCGGACGCTTGCCGACGACACAGTCGATACGAACTACAAGGAAAATGACGCAGGCCGCAAAAATGAGCTTAAAAATGCACTCTCACAAAGCCTTAATTTCATAGCACGTGAGATCGCAAGCGGAGTGACGCTAGAAGTGCGATTGATCCCTCCCGATCCTGTTAAAGAGGCCGAATCCGAACAAGAAAGCCCTGACGACAACGTGGATAGGATTGCTCATGTGGAAGAGCTCAGGAAAATTGCCGATGAAATTCACAACAATATGGAGTTTCCGCCGTTAGTTTTCAACTCATCCGAGCCATTAGTTCTACCAGGACTTGAAGAAGATAGCATGTAGTCTGGATTTTATTATATATGGCAGAAAACATGGATATGACGCGGGTTCGATTCCCGCCGCCTCCACCATTACAAACCACACCAGACCGCCGCAGACCCCGCAAATACTGAGGGGAACAAAAACTGCGTGGTCTGGCGATGGCGCACATTGTCTCCATTTTCGCCCAAATTTCGCCCGCGTTTACGATCTGGCGATAATGCGGCTAGCCGTGACGATCAGAGCCGTGCAATTGGAACAACCCTTTGGCCAAATCGATTCCGAGAATGTCGATATCCATGACAGCCCCCCCCACACGTAAATTGGATGAAACGTTAGTTTGATCCTATTCGTGATATCGGATACATCTCAGTAAATCAACACCTTATTGTTTCGAGAATAAAATTCAGTAATTTTTATGTGTATTTGCTGTCGCTCAGCATATAAGAGCGTACTAAATGCAACTTCTCGAGTCAGCCAGTAGCGAAACTGAAATTGATCGGGTTCCGGCAGCTTCTCCACCAATCCTGCAGCGATCATCTTGTTGACGAATTGACGGCATAGCTGAACGCTGATCGATTCGATGGCCGCCAAAATCTGTAACGAGAACTCCCTGCCGACACATGCAGCATGGCACAACATCTGGCGTATATCTCCAAGCCGGTCAATCTGCATCATGAAGAGGTTACGTAAAGATGCAGGGCAGGAAAATTGCTTTATTTTTCCAGAATGCTCGAAGGCGAATTCCAGTATTTGTTCAATAAAAAGCGGAATGCCATCAGCCATCTCAAGCAGTTGATGCTGCAACGACAATGGAACACTCAGAAATTGAGGATACTGCGATGCCACCGCGATTGCCTCTACTGGTTGAAACGGGGGGAGCTCAATCAGGGTATCCGGACTGCCGTGGGAAGTTAACGCTTCAGGGAATTTGCGGCCAGTAATAATGAGAAAAATATGAAGTTGTTTATCTCTTTTTCGTAGCCAAGAGATGAAGTCAAGCGAAAGGGTATCGGCCCAGTGAATGTCTTCGAACGCAAGGGTGACTAAAGAGATCTGCTCTGTCATTTTTCTTAGACTAATGGCGATGGCAGAAAACAGTCTGTCTCGTTGGGACGTTGAGATATTTTGTCTGAGTTCTCCTTGCGTGCTCAGAATCTCGGCGAGCAATTGCACCGTGTAGTGATCGCATATACCAGTTTCAACGAGTATGGCGATGAGTTTTAGCTCGACTTCTTGCGTTAATTCTTCGCTGATTTCCCAGCAAGATCGGATTAGTGCAAGCACCGGACGCAATGGCAAAGATTCGTCTTCTGGCAAAAAACGAATCAAGCAGACTTCCTTCCCTTGCACGCAGGAGGAAACAAGAAATTGACTCAATAAGCGAGACTTGCCACTTCCCGCTCCACCGACCAATAGCGCGCTTGCTCCTCCAGCGATCCTGGCATTTTTCCACGCCGCGTAGAATGCGCGCAATTGCTGCACTCGCCCCACAAAAGGTTTGCTGTCGGGATTGAGTATATTTACAAGTGGTTCGCGTTTGCCATCCACCTTAAATGCTGAATGTGGTGCGCCATCGGCGGGTGTAATGTTAAAGAATGCAGCGATCCCATGCAACGCTTCCTTAGTCGCAAGAAGCGTACCAAACGCAACAGAAGCGGCCAGATTGCGGGCAATCATCGTACATTCACCAATCAGGTCGGGCAAAATATTGTCTGAGCAGGTAATCATTACATCAGCATGAACAGCACTTCTGATGTCGATACGATCGCACTCTGTCGAGATAAATTTATGAGCGCGTAATCCAACGTCGATAGCCAATTTCGAGGAGTGTTCGTTCGCCGTTGGATAGCCAAAGTAAATGAGGACAATAGAACTGGACAGCTGCCGCAAGGTACCATGATATTCCGATGCCAGCATATGAAGCCGTTGCACGATGGCCGAACTTAGCTGAAGCCATACTTCCGGTTCCCTTTGTATCGAAGAAATAATCTGGATATGGAGGACGGCAACCAGTCGATTTTCACGCGTCACTACGCTGGAGGAACGTTTTGGTCGCTCTATTGGCAATAATTTCGCTATCTTAAGATCTGCCTGCTGTTGAGGTGTGATGTTCCCGAAGCGCTCCGCAAGCGTTGCTGGCGGAGCACTCCCTAGGTGCATTTGAAGTTTTTGACAGTACGCTTCATAAATTTTTAACGCAGCGGCTTCATTGCCTGCGTCCATGTAGATATCAATGAGAGAAGAATGCGCCAGTTCGCTAGTGCTATCCATCGTAATGAGTTGCCTGCAGCTCCGTTCAACGGCATCCAGATCGCCAGCCATCGCTGCTTGAGCGATGATTCGCTCAAGCAGCGAGGTGCCTTGTTGCTCATATTGGATTCGGCGATCCTGTACCCAACGAGCCAACTCAACTTCAGTGGGGAAAATTCCATCTAGAAACGTCCCTTTGTATAACGCCAACTGACGACTGATAATTGACGCGCGATCCGAGGTCCTTCCCCGCTCAAATTCAAGGACATCAACCCAAATACACTCTCCGGACAAACGCACCGTGTTGCGATCTGCATAGATCAATGATTTTGGTAGCCCGGCTTTTGAAAACGCCTGCTGCAGGTTAAACAATGCTCGGCGCAAGTTCGCCCGAGCATCTTCTATCTTTAACGCTGGCCAAAATAAATCCGCAAGCGCCTCACGGGTATGCACTTTATGTTCCAACGCCAAATAGGCCAGCAACAGAATCAACTTGGAGTAGGAAAGCTTGACGCTTTGATCTGCCTTAACATTGGAGAGTTCAGGTGAACCTAATAACCTGAAACACGCATCGGTCATATCTGATTGTCCTATGGGTACCTCGGCACGTTAATGGATGCCTTATTAACATTGATTTACTTCGTACAGTAATGAGGCACGTTGTAACAGCAGGAAAATGTGCACACGCATTAATGCGGTTTTATTTTTACAATTCCTCATCGGCTCATTGCCCAACAAACGCAGAAACGCAATCCACGAAATTGATAATTCATTCGACCTTCGAAAATATCGGCATGGTCTGCTAAGCGTCGCGCTAACCGCGCCCCATGAATAATTCGGGGCAGTTCTTCAAATTGTTCGAACAAAAATGAGTTGCGACGGGGCAAATGACTTGCAATTCGCCATATTTGCTTATTAGGTACTATTTTTGGCAGCTGGATTGTCGGCGCACCTACGCCTGGCTGCAAATCGATTTTTAGACTGTCTCTATCGCTCCAACCGATAATTGAAGGTCGCCACGTACCGACGATGCGTGCGACATTAGTGAAATAACCGAGGGGATGTGCGTTTCAATTGCAGTCGCCGATGTCTTACTCTGTTTTGCAAAACAAAATCCGAGATTGCCTATGCTGATGCTGCTGGGGCATTCGGTGTATCCGCCGGACTAGCCGAACATGGAGAAATTTGCGAAAGATGGGTGTGTCTTCCACGAGAGTGCTTCGATTTGCTCATGCGCGGTCGCTCTGCATTTTCTCACGGCTGCTATGGTCGGACGCGTTTAGACACGCCCGACCTGGAAGCATTCGTGCATAAGAGGCACGGTCGCTCGAACGAATAAAAAACAAGTCTGCACGACTTGTGGCGCTGTTCCGGCTGGTTGCCGGAACGGACCTCGATATCTGCATCGACGGCAACCTAGCTGCAGCAATTTCCCAAGCTGTATCGCCCATAGGTAGGCAAGAGCATGTAGAGGCCAGACGTTTTTTGGTTGAATGGGCTCTGATACCAGACCGCGTGTTCGATCGCGCCTTGGATGCCGTAATTCACATCTTTAGCCGTGTAGCTGGCGCCATCGATTTGAATCACGCCGTTGCTGTCGGCACCCAGAAGCTGGCCCAGCGCGGTGACGACGGGCGTGTTGGCATGGTTGTAGCCGAAGCTATGCATTAATTCATGTACCAACAGACTCGCATAGGTTCCGAACGCCCCCACCGTGGACTGGTAGGTCGGATTATCTGCGCAAGGCCAGGTTGAACCCGGGCACATTTTGCCCCACGCATTGATCGTATTCGCCGTAAAGGTTATTGTGCTCGCCACGGTCGTGATAGGTAGCTTGGCAAGTTCGGTGTCCGGATCCGACGCCAGAATATGGTTGTGACGCGGTCCCTCCTTAGATGTGAATACGTCAGCGTTGCTAGTAGGGTCGTATGCGAACGTCGGCTTGTACTTCATGTTCCTGGTGATATAAAGCAACTCGCGATAATCGATCAGCGAGCCGGGCACCCCTGAAATCGATTCAACGTAGATATAGCTTGGCAGGGACAGCGCATACCCTTTTGTACGCAAGAAGTACCGCAAGGCGCTCATCGAGTTAACCAGACCACCACGGATGTTGATCTTGACGATAGTCCCATCGGCCTGCGTGTACGACGTGTTATCCGCAATTGCGGGATCGACTGTCCAGGGTGTCTGCAAAAACCAGTTCGGATCGTTATATAAGGTTTGCATTTGCGCTGGCGTTGCTTGACTCGGATCGTCAGGCAAAAATGCCCCGCTCTTGTCCAGTTGATCGACGTAGCTCGCATACGCTTGCCGCATCTTCCGCACGTCCGCAAGCAACGCGTCTTTTTGGGCCCCGACGGTGACGACGGCGGACAACGTCTGCTCCGCGTACACCGGGTCGCCAGCACAGACACTTGCTGTCACCCGAACAGTGCCCGCTGCCACCGCTGCCAGCGTGTAGGGTGCAGCGCCCGTAACTGTTGCAAGGGCTGGCGCTGAGACCGCGTAGGTGATCTTACATGACGCTGGCGCGGTATTCGGAGATACAAACGCCGCGGCGATAACCGCGGAACTTGCGCCTTGCGTCACATTGGCGTCCGCAATGAACAGGCTTGCCGGCGGCGGGCTTGTCCAGACAATCGACGCGCCAGACTTCTTCACCCCAAGCGTGTAGCTTGCAGTAGCTTCCATGCATCCGGCCGTCGCGGCGGCCGTCGCTGTAATCGTAAACGCTCCGGCGCTGCGGTACATAACGTTTCCGTTTGCGTCGACAGCTGCGTTTGCAGGATCAGAACTTGAATAACTGATGGGCCCGCCGGGGCCGCCACTGCATTGCGCTGACGCGCTATTGGAATACGTGCCCGTTGAACCATCGGCGACTGTGACACTGACCGGCCCGGCTGCTGCAAATGCTACTGATGTCGGCACAGGAGCGGACGCAGGTGTTGGCGTGGAACCAGGTGTTGGCGTGGAACCAGGTGTTGGCGTGGAACCAGGTGCTGGCGTGGATCCAGGTGCTGGCGTGGATCCAGGTGCTGGAGCAGCTGTCGACGGCGAGTTGGCTGCGCCGCCATCGCTGTCTCCACCGCCACCACACGCAGCCAATGCGAGACTCATCCCAATAACGAGAATAAATGGGGCGCGGCGGAATGCCACAGAAATTTTGTTCAGTCTTGGGTAGTTCATCTGTTTGTTTTGTTAATTTATGAATAGGAAATGAATCTCACTGCGCGCAAAATCTATTGACGACAACTGCAATGGTCAAATAATTTCGGACGCAACCATAGGTTTTTCTATCGTGTTTCGTTCGAAGACAGTCGCGGACAGATTGCCCAATACATGAATACATGTGTTTGCAGTTGTAGGAGCCAACGATGGCGTCAAATCCATCGCCCTTGGCCGCATATGTCTGGTGCACTTTGTTGATTATCATTTCGGTATTGATGACAATAAGTACCGTCACCATTATTGCCCAATGGAAATCCACATAGAAGCGTAACAAAGCACCGTCCATGTATCGTCTACAAAACATCAGAACATGGGCTAATCCGTAGCAATTGAAAGCATCCTCGCCGGCCTCCGGAAGCCATCACCGATGATAATCAACTGCTATCCCAATGGATGGAACCCCTGCGACTGGACCAGGGGTTCACTCCAAAAGCGCGTCATTTTGCGTCAAATCGTTGCAAGCATTTTTCCCGCGCACCCCGCGCCGCTAGGGGGCTTGATGCTTCTGCGAACTGCGTTAAAAGCAGTGTATTTAACGAAGCCGGCAGGCGTGGGGGGGACTGGTGCGACATGGTGCTGATGAGGTAATTGCTTTGCCCACTGAACATCGTGGTGACAAAGCCCGTTGTGCCGTCAACGGTAGCCTACTGACCCAGGCGAGATGGGTAACTGTCTGGTCTGAAGCGGTCAGGACAATGCATGGAGGGCTGCAAGCGCAAATGCGGCTCTCACGCTAGGCTTGGTGGTATTGGTTAACATAAGTGAATTGCTGATAAACGTCGTCACCACGAACCAGCCAAAAGCGCTGACAGGCTGGAGCCAAAAGGCACGTAGCTGGCTATCCCTCTTAGTCCTCGGGATACACGGACATCATAGCTACCGGCGGAGAGGCAGAACCTAACCCACTGTGTTATCTCATCGGAACATGGTAAGCCCGTATCGCTGCCTTCTGGGCAGGCGACCCGCAAGGGAAGCTGTTGGCGGTGCGGGTAGAGGAAGACGGAGAAAGCGAATGCTTTGCTGTAATGACAGAGATAGGGGTTGCAACATCATCCCATGCGAAAGCAGGCCCACTTCCGTCCGGTCTCTCATCACGAGAGAATTTGTAGAACTTTTGAAGGCAGGAATCGCAAATGACCATCACTTATCCGATGGGTGCACCAGCCCGCAACTCTGAGCATTGGAACCAGATCGACTGGCACCAGTGTCGCCGAGAAGTGAGAAAGCTGCAAGTGCGTATCGTGAAGGCAGTACAGGAAGGCCGCTGGCACAAGGTGAAATCCTTGCAATGGCTGCTAACCCACTCGTTCAGTGCGAAAGCACTGGCAGTTAAACGGGTGACCGAAAATCAAGGTAAGCGTACAGCGGGGGTCGATAAGGCAACATGGTTGACTCCCAATGCCAAATGGAGCGGCATATTGTCGCTCAGCAGATGCGGGTATCGGGCTCTACCGTTGCGACGGGTGTACATCCCCAAAAGTAATGGCAAGCTGCGGCCGCTGGGTATTCCGACGATGCGTGACAGGGCCATGCAGGCGCTTTACCTGCAAGCTCTCGAACCTGTTTCGGAGACCACGGCGGACCCGC comes from Collimonas pratensis and encodes:
- the mauJ gene encoding methylamine utilization protein MauJ, which codes for MKTPYVPHLFGAAALAYINGRQGWLSVGVVSSIAWPQQDVWLEYDGQEYFLQGVKPKQEGEVRSAPGISTPAEQGNIDEAMARLYRFTSILGFYKRGYVDITHRNWGSFIVRFGAVRDVYTEIMQGGPHGFDCNHMPIIANDQTRKALAFLREGRRLSRVHDAYSFLSFFKVIESQMPGEQRKEWVGKNLDQLAEERAVKRIKELRDQGIDVNKHLFDSGRCAVAHANIGNIIVDPDIPADRQRIATDLCVMEALANRYIRVEAGVPDEMDVYSNRDRLTPWYPLMMSEAVETLKAGGAVEDVVQLGQLKGAAVSVSLWPHPPADQFREMKLLPTDSGDGVLRFVTLSARGTIVLAFAMDVANGKLHTLLNECGFRQGAEIIEQDIEDYTRYFHSVIGNGKVEMRIKGDVEPVDCEVVLPVNIIPQIPEEAVQRALEQFRRSRQ
- a CDS encoding IS3 family transposase (programmed frameshift), yielding MKTSRFTESQIINILKQAEAGTPVPELCREHGMSSASFYKWRSKYGGMDASMMTRMKELEDENRRLKKMYAEEKLKAEIISEAMPKKVVKPSHRREMAQTAVRAHGISVSSACATFAISQTCYRYKAKLSEDNERVADWLIRLTANQRNWGFGLCFLYLRNVKGFGWNHKRVYRIYRELELNLRIKPKKRLTRAKPEPLSVPTSINDVWSMDFMHDQLSDGRSIRLFNVIDDFNREGLGIDVDFSLPAARVVRSLDQIIEWRGKPTTIRCDNGPEYISSTLAAWAEKHGIQISFIQPGQPQQNAYIERYNRTVRYDWLAHYLFESVEEVQEFATKWLWTYNHERPNMALGGITPKQKLALAA
- a CDS encoding BTAD domain-containing putative transcriptional regulator produces the protein MTDACFRLLGSPELSNVKADQSVKLSYSKLILLLAYLALEHKVHTREALADLFWPALKIEDARANLRRALFNLQQAFSKAGLPKSLIYADRNTVRLSGECIWVDVLEFERGRTSDRASIISRQLALYKGTFLDGIFPTEVELARWVQDRRIQYEQQGTSLLERIIAQAAMAGDLDAVERSCRQLITMDSTSELAHSSLIDIYMDAGNEAAALKIYEAYCQKLQMHLGSAPPATLAERFGNITPQQQADLKIAKLLPIERPKRSSSVVTRENRLVAVLHIQIISSIQREPEVWLQLSSAIVQRLHMLASEYHGTLRQLSSSIVLIYFGYPTANEHSSKLAIDVGLRAHKFISTECDRIDIRSAVHADVMITCSDNILPDLIGECTMIARNLAASVAFGTLLATKEALHGIAAFFNITPADGAPHSAFKVDGKREPLVNILNPDSKPFVGRVQQLRAFYAAWKNARIAGGASALLVGGAGSGKSRLLSQFLVSSCVQGKEVCLIRFLPEDESLPLRPVLALIRSCWEISEELTQEVELKLIAILVETGICDHYTVQLLAEILSTQGELRQNISTSQRDRLFSAIAISLRKMTEQISLVTLAFEDIHWADTLSLDFISWLRKRDKQLHIFLIITGRKFPEALTSHGSPDTLIELPPFQPVEAIAVASQYPQFLSVPLSLQHQLLEMADGIPLFIEQILEFAFEHSGKIKQFSCPASLRNLFMMQIDRLGDIRQMLCHAACVGREFSLQILAAIESISVQLCRQFVNKMIAAGLVEKLPEPDQFQFRYWLTREVAFSTLLYAERQQIHIKITEFYSRNNKVLIY